Genomic segment of candidate division KSB1 bacterium:
GGATTGAGCATTTGCCAAGGGGCGCTGCCTGGCAGGCAAAGCCCAATGGTTACAACCCTATGGGCGCAGCCATAAAAGCGTTGCCCACCGAGAACGGACTCTCCTTAGTTTTCTTCCTTTTATCTCACAACAATTGAGACGGCCATAAGGATTTTATGGCGTCCCGAGGCGTGGACATTTCGGCAGAAATGGCCGCAGCCATCTTTTTGTCGCCAGCTTTTGACGATCTTTGAATGGTCGTAAATCGGTTGAGAACCATTCTCTATTCTGGCTGAAGAGGGGAGGATAGTTTAACCCATTTATGGCGCTCGAACCATCTCTAGATTCTCATCAGAAAGACACCTCATGCCTAGAGTGGGGCCGCGCAGTAAACGGTGTTCAAACTATTCTATTCAGGCTCGGTTGGGTTCGCGGCACGGCGGTTTGCCGGGAACGGAACGGGCATGATCAGTTCAATCCATTTCACATTTATTTTCAATCTGGAGAAATGTTATGCAATTTTTTAACGACTCCACTTCTGGCAAGCCGAGGACCACGTCGGCGTTCGGCGCCCGTACGGCCGTAGCCGGCTGGGTGTTGTGCAGTCTGCTGATGTTGCTGTTCGGCACGACGGCGCTTTATGCCCAGGCGCCGAATGCGCCGACCAACTTGGCGGCCACCGCGGCGAGCAGCAGCCAGATCGATCTCACGTGGACCGATAATTCAAGCAACGAAGATGGGTTCATCATCCAGCGCAGCGCGACTTCTGGCAGCGGCTTTAGCGATATTGACACGGTCGCTGGGAATATGACGAGTTTCTCGGATACGGGCTTGAATGGAAATACCCCGTATTACTATAAAGTCGCTGCTTACAATGGAACCGGCAGGTCCGATTCTAACGAAGCCAATGCCACGACGAATCCGAATGCACCATCAACGCCCACCGACTTGACTGCGACCGCGACGAGCAGCAGCCAGATCGATTTGTCGTGGACGGATGCTTCAAGCACGAACAATGCGACAGCGCGCTTCCGGATTGAGCGCAAGACCGGATCAAGTGGAACGTACACACAAATCGATTCGGTTAACGCGCCGACGACGACTTATTCGAACGCCGGCCTGAGCGAAGGCACGCAATATTATTATCGCGTGCGCGCGGTCAACGTGACCGGCCATTCGGCTTATTCCAACGAAACGAACGCGACGACGAAGCTGAATACACCGACAGGCTTGACGGCCACGACGGTGAGCAACACGCGCATCGATCTGGCGTGGACCGACAATTCTGGCATCGAGGATGGATTTAAAATTGAGTTTTCAACCGTTGGCAATACCGGCCCGTTTACGGAAATTGCCACGGTGGGGGCCAACGTGCAAACCTATTCAAGCCTCGGCTTGAATCCGAATACGGAGTATTTTTACCGCGTGCGCGCTTACAAAGCCACGAATTATTCTGATTACTCGAATGTGTCCTCGGCGACGACGCTGCCCGACATACCGGCCGCGCCAAGCGGCTTAACTGCCACCGCGGTGAGCAATACGCAAATCAACCTCAGTTGGACGGACAACTCGAGCAACGAAAGCGGTTTCAAGATCGAGCGCAAACTCACCTCCGGCATAACGTTTACCCAGATTGCCACGGTCAGTGCCAATGTGACGAGCTATTCCAGTACCGGCTTGAGCGCGAGCACGAGTTATACCTATCGCGTGCGCGCTTTCAACACCGGCGGCAATTCCGGCTATTCCAACCAAGCCAGCGCCACGACGCTGATCAACCCGCCGGCGGCGCCAAGCAGCTTGACGGCCACGGCGGTGAGCAACAGCCAGATCAATCTCACCTGGACGGATAATGCAACGACTGAAACGGGTTTTAAAATCGAGCGCAAAATCGGTGCTAGCGGAATGTATGCGCAAATTGATTCAGTCGACGCGAATGTGACGACCTACTCGAACACCGGTTTGACCGGCAATACGGAGTATTACTATCGCGTGCGCGCCAAGAATGCCGGCGGCAATTCGGCTTATTCCAATGAAGCGAACGCCACGACGCTGCAAGATCCACCGGCGGCGCCGAGCGGCTTGACGGCGACAGCGATCAGCAATTCGCAGATCGACCTGGCGTGGACGGATAATTCGGACAACGAGAACGGCTTCAAAATTGAGATCAAGGTAGGCGCCAGCGGCACTTATACTCAGCTCGCAACGACCAGCGCGAATGTGGTGACTTATTCCAGCACTGGTTTGGAGGCCGGCACGGAATACTTTTATCGCGTGCTTGCCTTTAACGGCACGGGCAATTCCGCTTTCTCCAACGAAGCCAACGCCACGACGCTGCCGGAGCCGCCGGAAGCGCCGGGCAATTTGACGGCGACAGCGGTAAGCCAAACTCAAATCAACCTCACCTGGACGGATCACGCCAACAACGAAGCGGGTTTCAGAATCGAAAGGAAACTCAGCTCTGCGGCGACGTACACTGAATTTGACACGGTCGGCGCGAACGTTACGAGCTATGCGAGCACCGGTTTGACTGCCAACACCGCGTATACCTATCGTGTGCGCGCGTTTAACGTGACCGGCAATTCCGCTTATTCCGATGAAATCGACGCGACGACGTTACCGAATCCGCCAGCGGCGCCGAGTGGCCTAATCGCCACAACAGTGAGCAATTCGCAAATCGATTTGAGCTGGACGGATAACGCAGCGACGGAGACGGGTTTCAAGATCGAGCGTAAAGCCGCCGGCGAGACGGCTTATACGGAAATCGCCACGGTTGCCGCGAACACAACGAATTATTCCAGCACCGGTTTGGCCGGCAGCACGCAGTATTTCTATCGCGTGCGCGCTTTCAACACCGGCGGCAATTCGGCTTATTCCAATGAAGCGAACGCGACGACGCTGCAGGATCCGCCACCGGCGCCGAGCGGTTTGACGGCCACGACGGTGAGCAACACGCAAATCAATCTCACCTGGACGGACAACTCGACTAACGAAACCGGCTTCAAAATCGAGCGCAAAGCCGGGGCCAGCAGCACGTATGCGCAGATTGATACGGTGGCGGCAAATGTCACGGCTTATTCGAGCACTGGTCTGAGCGGCGGTACCGGGTATTTTTATCGCGTGCGGGCGTTTAATGCGGGCGGCAATTCAGCTTATTCCAATGAGGCGAATGCCACGACGCATCCGGATGCGCCGGCGGCGCCGAACAACTTGACGGCGACCGTGGTCAGCAATACCGAGATCAATCTGGCGTGGACGGATAATTCAGATTATGAGGACGGCTTTACGATCGAGATCAAGATCGCTGGTGAGCCCACGTTTACCGAGATCGATTCAGTCAGCGCGAATGTGACGAGTTATTTGAGCGGTGGCTTGAACCCCAACACGCCGTATGTTTATCGGGTGCGTGCGTTCAATATCACCGGCAATTCGGCTTATTCCAACGAAGCGAATGCCACGACGGCTCCGGAGCCTCCTCTTGCGCCGAGCGGTTTGACGGCCACGGCGATAAGCAATACGCAAATCGATTTGGCGTGGACGGATAATTCGAGCAATGAAAGCAGCTTTCTGATCGAATATAAACTCAGCTCGGCGGCGACTTTTACGCAGCTTGCATCGGTCGGCGCCAATGTGACGAGTTATTCGAGCACCGGGCTGAGCGGCAATACAGCTTATAATTATCGCGTGCGTGCCAGCAACGCCACGGGTGTGTCGTCTTATTCCAACACGGCCAGCGCCACGACGCTGGTCGATCCGCCGAATGCGCCGGGCAGTTTGACGGCGACGACGGTGAGCACCACCCAAATCAATCTGGCGTGGACGGATAACTCGAGCAACGAAGATGGATTCAAGATCGAGCGCAAGGCTGCCGGCGACATCGCTTATACGCAAATTGCCGCTGTCGGCGCGAACGTGACGAGCTATTCCAGCACGGGCTTGACGGGAAACACGCAATATTTCTATCGCGTGCGTTCGCATCGTTCCGGCAGCCATTCGGCTTATTCCAACGAGGCGAATGCGACGACCTATCCAAACGCGCCAACTGCGCCGAGCGGTTTGACGGCGACGGCTGTCAGCACCAGCCAGATCGATCTGGCGTGGACGGACAATTCCAATAATGAAAGCAGCTTCCGGATTGAGCGCAAAGCTGCCGGCGAGACCGCTTATACGGAAATTGACACGGTGGCGGCAAACGCACTCAGCTATTCCAACACCGGTCTGAGCGCGGGCACGCAGTATTTTTATCGCGTGCGGGCGCGCAATCTCGGCGGCAATTCGGCTTATTCCAACGAAGCCAGCGCCACGACGGTGCCGAATCCACCGGCAGAACCGATCAATTTGACCGCAACCGCCGTGAGCAATACCCAGATCAATCTCGCGTGGGAGGATAATGCGAGCAATGAAACCGGCTTCAAGATCGAACGCAAAACCGGCTCTGGCAGCACCTATATGCAAATTGACTCGGTCGCAGCCAATGTGACGAGTTATTCGAACACCGGTTTGAGCGGCAGCACGGAGTATTATTATCAGGTGCGTGCGTACAACGCCGGCGGCAACTCGTCTTATTCCAATGAGGCGAATGCCACGACGCTGCCGGATCCGCCGGTGGCGCCGAGCAATTTGACGGCAACGGCGGCGAGCAATTCACAAATCAATCTGGAGTGGACCGACAATTCCGGCGACGAAAATGGCTTCAAAATCGAGATCAAAACTGCCGCAGACAGCGCCTATACTCAGATTGCGACGGTTGGCGCGAACAATACGACGTATGCGAGCGCGGGTTTGAATCCGAACACGCAATATTTCTATCGCGTCCGCGCTTTCAATGCGAACGGCCATTCCGCCTATTCCAATGTGGCGAATGCCACCACCCTGCCGGACCTGCCGCTGGCGCCGAGCGATTTGACGGCAACTGCCGTGGGCAGCAACAAGATCAATCTGGCCTGGACGGA
This window contains:
- a CDS encoding fibronectin type III domain-containing protein, with amino-acid sequence MQFFNDSTSGKPRTTSAFGARTAVAGWVLCSLLMLLFGTTALYAQAPNAPTNLAATAASSSQIDLTWTDNSSNEDGFIIQRSATSGSGFSDIDTVAGNMTSFSDTGLNGNTPYYYKVAAYNGTGRSDSNEANATTNPNAPSTPTDLTATATSSSQIDLSWTDASSTNNATARFRIERKTGSSGTYTQIDSVNAPTTTYSNAGLSEGTQYYYRVRAVNVTGHSAYSNETNATTKLNTPTGLTATTVSNTRIDLAWTDNSGIEDGFKIEFSTVGNTGPFTEIATVGANVQTYSSLGLNPNTEYFYRVRAYKATNYSDYSNVSSATTLPDIPAAPSGLTATAVSNTQINLSWTDNSSNESGFKIERKLTSGITFTQIATVSANVTSYSSTGLSASTSYTYRVRAFNTGGNSGYSNQASATTLINPPAAPSSLTATAVSNSQINLTWTDNATTETGFKIERKIGASGMYAQIDSVDANVTTYSNTGLTGNTEYYYRVRAKNAGGNSAYSNEANATTLQDPPAAPSGLTATAISNSQIDLAWTDNSDNENGFKIEIKVGASGTYTQLATTSANVVTYSSTGLEAGTEYFYRVLAFNGTGNSAFSNEANATTLPEPPEAPGNLTATAVSQTQINLTWTDHANNEAGFRIERKLSSAATYTEFDTVGANVTSYASTGLTANTAYTYRVRAFNVTGNSAYSDEIDATTLPNPPAAPSGLIATTVSNSQIDLSWTDNAATETGFKIERKAAGETAYTEIATVAANTTNYSSTGLAGSTQYFYRVRAFNTGGNSAYSNEANATTLQDPPPAPSGLTATTVSNTQINLTWTDNSTNETGFKIERKAGASSTYAQIDTVAANVTAYSSTGLSGGTGYFYRVRAFNAGGNSAYSNEANATTHPDAPAAPNNLTATVVSNTEINLAWTDNSDYEDGFTIEIKIAGEPTFTEIDSVSANVTSYLSGGLNPNTPYVYRVRAFNITGNSAYSNEANATTAPEPPLAPSGLTATAISNTQIDLAWTDNSSNESSFLIEYKLSSAATFTQLASVGANVTSYSSTGLSGNTAYNYRVRASNATGVSSYSNTASATTLVDPPNAPGSLTATTVSTTQINLAWTDNSSNEDGFKIERKAAGDIAYTQIAAVGANVTSYSSTGLTGNTQYFYRVRSHRSGSHSAYSNEANATTYPNAPTAPSGLTATAVSTSQIDLAWTDNSNNESSFRIERKAAGETAYTEIDTVAANALSYSNTGLSAGTQYFYRVRARNLGGNSAYSNEASATTVPNPPAEPINLTATAVSNTQINLAWEDNASNETGFKIERKTGSGSTYMQIDSVAANVTSYSNTGLSGSTEYYYQVRAYNAGGNSSYSNEANATTLPDPPVAPSNLTATAASNSQINLEWTDNSGDENGFKIEIKTAADSAYTQIATVGANNTTYASAGLNPNTQYFYRVRAFNANGHSAYSNVANATTLPDLPLAPSDLTATAVGSNKINLAWTDNSNNESGFKIERKLSTAVTFNQIATVGANVTSYQSTGLTPNTIYVFRVRAFNTTGNSAYSNTASDTSLVSPPAAPSALTATAISSNQINLAWTDNASNEDGFNVERKAASDTAYTEIASLGVNVTSYSSTGLTANTLYSYRVRSFRNSGSLKSYSAYSNVASGTTLPEVPAAPSALTATTVSSSQINLGWTDNSNNETGFKIERKIGAAGEYAQIDTVAANVTTYASTGLSGSTQYFYRVRASNANGHSAYSNEASATTLASTPNPPSNLVATAISKSQINLTWTDNSSNETVFRIERKVDVGGTYAQIDSVGANVTSYSNTGLFGNTPYYYRVRARNANGNSAYSNEANALTLMNGPSNLTATAVSSSQINLSWTDNSGSEIGYKIERSAASGGPFTQIDTAAANATSYSNTGLAASTQYFYRVRAYNSNNVSGYSNEANATTLDPTPTPAAPSGLTATAVSKTQIDLAWTDNASNETGFLIERKTGSGGTYSQIASVGANVTSFNSTGLNTNTQYFYRVRATNGSGNSAYSNEANALTFMNGPSNLAATAISSSQINLSWTDNTSSETGFKIERKTGASGTYAEIATAAQNATSFSDASGLTASTEYFYRIRAFNASNVSGYSNEASATTFSAGGLPAPTNLTATAVSISQINLTWADNSSTENGFKIERKQGASGTYSQIATVGANVTTFANTGLLLNTTYFYRVRAFDATTNSSYSGEASATTFIKAPSNLVATTISSSQINLSWTDNSNTETGFKIERKIGASGTYAEIATVSANVTAFSNTGLTVNTTYFYRVRAVSSTTVSAYSNEASATTSVTKENELSLDAAPPTDIVLAPNYPNPFNPSTTISFRLPEGMNVSLKVVNVTGQEVATLVDGYRAAGTHRATFKATKLPSGIYYAVLKAGEVTQIQRMMLAK